From the Musa acuminata AAA Group cultivar baxijiao chromosome BXJ3-7, Cavendish_Baxijiao_AAA, whole genome shotgun sequence genome, one window contains:
- the LOC135642072 gene encoding protein TIFY 6b-like isoform X3, whose protein sequence is MQQFMLHKAAQEERANKYRFDRLSSPTFHPVSVVDAFEADRSDFSALAQQRSFSLHDYQPQATTTFSSSTRQSSEAGTFPVVSHHSLPITTNSPFFKIHGTQSAPNIMITNLNQQPLAGVALNTPVVNTCVGALPSWNMPKPAPTSAQLTIFYAGTVNVYDDVSFDKAQAILMLASNGSNGASNASRSEAPLSVTPLVPPKISGSDGLNAKQILNPTPIRVASPCSVFSNPIPVTLHTVANSSSVSSTKNDSVGAKVVGTLSPSTQQGPPRTSSAAVGSITSAAIMPRAVPQARKASLARFLEKRKERVNDAMPYSCIKKTSEIGSGLESASASSISSLADVNVSSNREDSSDLRNQKSGISYGDSLSTKLRI, encoded by the exons ATGCAGCAATTCATGCTCCACAAGGCTGCGCAAGAGGAGAGGGCAAACAAGTACAGATTTGATCGATTGTCCTCTCCCACGTTTCATCCTGTTTCGGTTGTTGATGCCTTCGAGGCCGATCGCAGTGACTTCTCTGCATTGGCACAGCAG AGATCATTCAGCCTGCATGATTACCAGCCTCAGGCCACTACGACCTTTAGTTCTTCCACACGCCAGTCGAGTGAAGCCGGAACATTCCCTGTGGTTTCACATCATTCCCTTCCCATTACAACTAATAGCCCTTTCTTCAAGATTCATGGCACCCAGAGTGCTCCGAATATCATGATAACCAATTTAAATCAGCAGCCTCTCGCAGGAGTTGCATTGAACACCCCTGTTGTTAATACTTGTGTTGGAGCCCTTCCATCATG GAACATGCCCAAACCGGCCCCGACGAGTGCACAGCTAACTATATTTTATGCTGGCACTGTTAATGTATATGATGATGTCTCTTTTGATAAG GCTCAAGCAATTTTGATGCTGGCAAGTAACGGATCCAATGGGGCTTCAAATGCTTCAAGATCTGAAGCACCTTTGTCGGTCACACCTCTGGTTCCACCTAAAATTTCTGGATCTGATGGGTTAAATGCAAAGCAGATCTTGAACCCGACTCCAATTCGTGTGGCATCACCCTGCTCAGTCTTCTCGAACCCGATACCGGTGACCTTGCACACGGTGGCTAACTCAAGTAGTGTAAGTAGCACCAAAAATGATTCAGTTGGTGCGAAGGTTGTTGGTACCTTGTCCCCCTCAACGCAGCAAGGGCCACCCAGAACATCTTCCGCTGCTGTAGGCTCTATAACTAGTGCAGCTATCATGCCCCGAG CTGTACCTCAAGCTCGGAAGGCATCATTAGCACGATTTCTTGAAAAACGTAAGGAAAG GGTGAACGATGCGATGCCCTATTCTTGCATCAAGAAAACCTCAGAGATTGGTAGCGGACTTGAGAGTGCCAGTGCATCGAGCATTTCTTCATTAGCTGATGTCAATGTTTCAAGTAACCGAGAGGACTCATCGGATTTAAGGAACCAAAAGAGTGGTATCAGCTATGGGGATTCTCTAAGTACTAAATTAAGGATATAG
- the LOC135642072 gene encoding protein TIFY 6b-like isoform X1, whose protein sequence is MMERDFLGMSGGKEDTKGSRHDAAEINGEWPQSHSRLGASVGSAVRWPFTNKASAMQQFMLHKAAQEERANKYRFDRLSSPTFHPVSVVDAFEADRSDFSALAQQRSFSLHDYQPQATTTFSSSTRQSSEAGTFPVVSHHSLPITTNSPFFKIHGTQSAPNIMITNLNQQPLAGVALNTPVVNTCVGALPSWNMPKPAPTSAQLTIFYAGTVNVYDDVSFDKAQAILMLASNGSNGASNASRSEAPLSVTPLVPPKISGSDGLNAKQILNPTPIRVASPCSVFSNPIPVTLHTVANSSSVSSTKNDSVGAKVVGTLSPSTQQGPPRTSSAAVGSITSAAIMPRAVPQARKASLARFLEKRKERVNDAMPYSCIKKTSEIGSGLESASASSISSLADVNVSSNREDSSDLRNQKSGISYGDSLSTKLRI, encoded by the exons ATGATGGAGAGAGACTTCTTGGGCATGAGTGGTGGGAAGGAGGACACCAAAGGGAGCCGGCATGATGCAG ctgaGATTAATGGTGAATGGCCGCAATCTCATTCTAGACTTGGTGCCTCTGTAGGCTCGGCCGTTCGGTGGCCTTTCACCAACAAGGCCTCTGCTATGCAGCAATTCATGCTCCACAAGGCTGCGCAAGAGGAGAGGGCAAACAAGTACAGATTTGATCGATTGTCCTCTCCCACGTTTCATCCTGTTTCGGTTGTTGATGCCTTCGAGGCCGATCGCAGTGACTTCTCTGCATTGGCACAGCAG AGATCATTCAGCCTGCATGATTACCAGCCTCAGGCCACTACGACCTTTAGTTCTTCCACACGCCAGTCGAGTGAAGCCGGAACATTCCCTGTGGTTTCACATCATTCCCTTCCCATTACAACTAATAGCCCTTTCTTCAAGATTCATGGCACCCAGAGTGCTCCGAATATCATGATAACCAATTTAAATCAGCAGCCTCTCGCAGGAGTTGCATTGAACACCCCTGTTGTTAATACTTGTGTTGGAGCCCTTCCATCATG GAACATGCCCAAACCGGCCCCGACGAGTGCACAGCTAACTATATTTTATGCTGGCACTGTTAATGTATATGATGATGTCTCTTTTGATAAG GCTCAAGCAATTTTGATGCTGGCAAGTAACGGATCCAATGGGGCTTCAAATGCTTCAAGATCTGAAGCACCTTTGTCGGTCACACCTCTGGTTCCACCTAAAATTTCTGGATCTGATGGGTTAAATGCAAAGCAGATCTTGAACCCGACTCCAATTCGTGTGGCATCACCCTGCTCAGTCTTCTCGAACCCGATACCGGTGACCTTGCACACGGTGGCTAACTCAAGTAGTGTAAGTAGCACCAAAAATGATTCAGTTGGTGCGAAGGTTGTTGGTACCTTGTCCCCCTCAACGCAGCAAGGGCCACCCAGAACATCTTCCGCTGCTGTAGGCTCTATAACTAGTGCAGCTATCATGCCCCGAG CTGTACCTCAAGCTCGGAAGGCATCATTAGCACGATTTCTTGAAAAACGTAAGGAAAG GGTGAACGATGCGATGCCCTATTCTTGCATCAAGAAAACCTCAGAGATTGGTAGCGGACTTGAGAGTGCCAGTGCATCGAGCATTTCTTCATTAGCTGATGTCAATGTTTCAAGTAACCGAGAGGACTCATCGGATTTAAGGAACCAAAAGAGTGGTATCAGCTATGGGGATTCTCTAAGTACTAAATTAAGGATATAG
- the LOC135642072 gene encoding protein TIFY 6b-like isoform X2 produces MMERDFLGMSGGKEDTKGSRHDAGSAVRWPFTNKASAMQQFMLHKAAQEERANKYRFDRLSSPTFHPVSVVDAFEADRSDFSALAQQRSFSLHDYQPQATTTFSSSTRQSSEAGTFPVVSHHSLPITTNSPFFKIHGTQSAPNIMITNLNQQPLAGVALNTPVVNTCVGALPSWNMPKPAPTSAQLTIFYAGTVNVYDDVSFDKAQAILMLASNGSNGASNASRSEAPLSVTPLVPPKISGSDGLNAKQILNPTPIRVASPCSVFSNPIPVTLHTVANSSSVSSTKNDSVGAKVVGTLSPSTQQGPPRTSSAAVGSITSAAIMPRAVPQARKASLARFLEKRKERVNDAMPYSCIKKTSEIGSGLESASASSISSLADVNVSSNREDSSDLRNQKSGISYGDSLSTKLRI; encoded by the exons ATGATGGAGAGAGACTTCTTGGGCATGAGTGGTGGGAAGGAGGACACCAAAGGGAGCCGGCATGATGCAG GCTCGGCCGTTCGGTGGCCTTTCACCAACAAGGCCTCTGCTATGCAGCAATTCATGCTCCACAAGGCTGCGCAAGAGGAGAGGGCAAACAAGTACAGATTTGATCGATTGTCCTCTCCCACGTTTCATCCTGTTTCGGTTGTTGATGCCTTCGAGGCCGATCGCAGTGACTTCTCTGCATTGGCACAGCAG AGATCATTCAGCCTGCATGATTACCAGCCTCAGGCCACTACGACCTTTAGTTCTTCCACACGCCAGTCGAGTGAAGCCGGAACATTCCCTGTGGTTTCACATCATTCCCTTCCCATTACAACTAATAGCCCTTTCTTCAAGATTCATGGCACCCAGAGTGCTCCGAATATCATGATAACCAATTTAAATCAGCAGCCTCTCGCAGGAGTTGCATTGAACACCCCTGTTGTTAATACTTGTGTTGGAGCCCTTCCATCATG GAACATGCCCAAACCGGCCCCGACGAGTGCACAGCTAACTATATTTTATGCTGGCACTGTTAATGTATATGATGATGTCTCTTTTGATAAG GCTCAAGCAATTTTGATGCTGGCAAGTAACGGATCCAATGGGGCTTCAAATGCTTCAAGATCTGAAGCACCTTTGTCGGTCACACCTCTGGTTCCACCTAAAATTTCTGGATCTGATGGGTTAAATGCAAAGCAGATCTTGAACCCGACTCCAATTCGTGTGGCATCACCCTGCTCAGTCTTCTCGAACCCGATACCGGTGACCTTGCACACGGTGGCTAACTCAAGTAGTGTAAGTAGCACCAAAAATGATTCAGTTGGTGCGAAGGTTGTTGGTACCTTGTCCCCCTCAACGCAGCAAGGGCCACCCAGAACATCTTCCGCTGCTGTAGGCTCTATAACTAGTGCAGCTATCATGCCCCGAG CTGTACCTCAAGCTCGGAAGGCATCATTAGCACGATTTCTTGAAAAACGTAAGGAAAG GGTGAACGATGCGATGCCCTATTCTTGCATCAAGAAAACCTCAGAGATTGGTAGCGGACTTGAGAGTGCCAGTGCATCGAGCATTTCTTCATTAGCTGATGTCAATGTTTCAAGTAACCGAGAGGACTCATCGGATTTAAGGAACCAAAAGAGTGGTATCAGCTATGGGGATTCTCTAAGTACTAAATTAAGGATATAG
- the LOC103991847 gene encoding HMG-Y-related protein A-like: MILEAISALSDKNGCNKSAISKYTETKYGNLLPSHWSLLTAHLAGMKDSGSLLFITNNYFKPKLIPRGTVLPPPRPRRRPPKPKDLLAAAVAKFAAGFSRPPLGARPQPLSPLILLLLVVGLGLSRRSLSW, from the coding sequence ATGATACTGGAGGCGATCTCGGCGCTGAGCGACAAGAACGGGTGTAATAAGTCTGCCATATCGAAGTACACGGAGACCAAGTATGGCAACCTACTGCCGTCACACTGGTCGCTGCTGACGGCCCACTTGGCCGGCATGAAGGACAGCGGCAGCCTGCTGTTTATCACGAACAACTACTTCAAGCCCAAGCTGATTCCCCGAGGCACCGTCCTCCCGCCGCCGCGCCCCCGCAGGCGGCCCCCCAAGCCCAAGGACCtcctcgccgccgccgtcgccaagTTCGCCGCTGGATTCTCCCGGCCCCCCTTGGGCGCCCGCCCACAGCCGTTAAGCCCACTGATTCTGCTACTACTGGTGGTGGGTCTCGGCCTCTCTAGGCGAAGCCTGAGCTGGTGA